The following proteins come from a genomic window of Salvia hispanica cultivar TCC Black 2014 chromosome 4, UniMelb_Shisp_WGS_1.0, whole genome shotgun sequence:
- the LOC125220148 gene encoding uncharacterized protein LOC125220148 isoform X1, with the protein MPPEKDQEEQGQVDELLAQGSSVRNPDLRANPFQEGENDMTMSARHQVFSPRREPWIDWGPRKRVKTCQGFNKARGSPEDARNREGLDLRTNPFQEGEDDTNMEAVRQGFQLQLDSTRNRPIEMISESYETTTIVFVLETASRGYLAHLNRSPNEGVMVVLQKSRRTGEGVQREHPGGCFSPCNSPDRVNHPRLSF; encoded by the exons ATGCCCCCGGAGAAGGACCAAGAGGAACAAGGGCAAGTGGATGAACTCCTTGCCCAAGGTTCAA GTGTGCGGAATCCGGATTTGAGggcaaatcctttccaagaaggggagaATGATATGACCATGAGTGCTAGACATCAAGTGTTTTCACCTCGACGTGAGCCATGGATTGATTGGGGTCCAAGGAAGAGAGTGAAGACGTGCCAAGGATTCAATAAAGCTAGAGGGTCTCCCGAGGATGCGAGGAATAGAGAAGGCttggatttgaggacaaatcctttccaagaaggggaggatgatacgaacatggaagccgtgcgtcaaggatttcaactaCAGCTGGATTCAACCAGAAACCGTCCTATCGAGATGAtatccgaaagctatgaaactaccaccatcgtcttcgtcttggaaacagcttcgcgtgggtatcttgcacatctcaatcggagtccgaatgagggagttatggtGGTTTTACAGAAGTCGCGCAGAACTGGCGAGGGAGTCCAGAGAGAACACCCGGGCGGGTGTTTTTCACCCTGCaattcacccgaccgggtgaatcACCCGAGACTTAGTTTTTGA
- the LOC125220148 gene encoding uncharacterized protein LOC125220148 isoform X2 codes for MPPEKDQEEQGQVDELLAQGVRNPDLRANPFQEGENDMTMSARHQVFSPRREPWIDWGPRKRVKTCQGFNKARGSPEDARNREGLDLRTNPFQEGEDDTNMEAVRQGFQLQLDSTRNRPIEMISESYETTTIVFVLETASRGYLAHLNRSPNEGVMVVLQKSRRTGEGVQREHPGGCFSPCNSPDRVNHPRLSF; via the exons ATGCCCCCGGAGAAGGACCAAGAGGAACAAGGGCAAGTGGATGAACTCCTTGCCCAAG GTGTGCGGAATCCGGATTTGAGggcaaatcctttccaagaaggggagaATGATATGACCATGAGTGCTAGACATCAAGTGTTTTCACCTCGACGTGAGCCATGGATTGATTGGGGTCCAAGGAAGAGAGTGAAGACGTGCCAAGGATTCAATAAAGCTAGAGGGTCTCCCGAGGATGCGAGGAATAGAGAAGGCttggatttgaggacaaatcctttccaagaaggggaggatgatacgaacatggaagccgtgcgtcaaggatttcaactaCAGCTGGATTCAACCAGAAACCGTCCTATCGAGATGAtatccgaaagctatgaaactaccaccatcgtcttcgtcttggaaacagcttcgcgtgggtatcttgcacatctcaatcggagtccgaatgagggagttatggtGGTTTTACAGAAGTCGCGCAGAACTGGCGAGGGAGTCCAGAGAGAACACCCGGGCGGGTGTTTTTCACCCTGCaattcacccgaccgggtgaatcACCCGAGACTTAGTTTTTGA
- the LOC125220148 gene encoding uncharacterized protein LOC125220148 isoform X3 — protein sequence MPPEKDQEEQGVRNPDLRANPFQEGENDMTMSARHQVFSPRREPWIDWGPRKRVKTCQGFNKARGSPEDARNREGLDLRTNPFQEGEDDTNMEAVRQGFQLQLDSTRNRPIEMISESYETTTIVFVLETASRGYLAHLNRSPNEGVMVVLQKSRRTGEGVQREHPGGCFSPCNSPDRVNHPRLSF from the exons ATGCCCCCGGAGAAGGACCAAGAGGAACAAG GTGTGCGGAATCCGGATTTGAGggcaaatcctttccaagaaggggagaATGATATGACCATGAGTGCTAGACATCAAGTGTTTTCACCTCGACGTGAGCCATGGATTGATTGGGGTCCAAGGAAGAGAGTGAAGACGTGCCAAGGATTCAATAAAGCTAGAGGGTCTCCCGAGGATGCGAGGAATAGAGAAGGCttggatttgaggacaaatcctttccaagaaggggaggatgatacgaacatggaagccgtgcgtcaaggatttcaactaCAGCTGGATTCAACCAGAAACCGTCCTATCGAGATGAtatccgaaagctatgaaactaccaccatcgtcttcgtcttggaaacagcttcgcgtgggtatcttgcacatctcaatcggagtccgaatgagggagttatggtGGTTTTACAGAAGTCGCGCAGAACTGGCGAGGGAGTCCAGAGAGAACACCCGGGCGGGTGTTTTTCACCCTGCaattcacccgaccgggtgaatcACCCGAGACTTAGTTTTTGA